A region from the Hypericibacter adhaerens genome encodes:
- a CDS encoding MarR family winged helix-turn-helix transcriptional regulator, giving the protein MTKSRRTAASRSGPAKRQPGDAGSPGKKPRAHRSQKPLAELLGERRVAGLGINLDSMALVSNIHRAAGFIRQHFERSVLKESDLHWSAFVVLWCLWIFGELETRRLAVEAGVAKSTLSSILNMLEGRKLVRRRANELERRLVIVNLTAGGTELISRLFPKFNAEETRIVAKLTARQMDSATEAIRMILATIGEMDGPVGEEP; this is encoded by the coding sequence TTGACCAAGTCACGCCGCACTGCAGCGAGCCGCTCCGGCCCGGCCAAGCGCCAGCCGGGCGATGCCGGGTCGCCGGGGAAGAAGCCGCGCGCGCATCGCTCCCAGAAGCCGCTGGCGGAGCTGCTGGGCGAGCGGCGCGTCGCGGGGCTCGGCATCAATCTCGATTCGATGGCGCTGGTGTCGAACATCCACCGCGCCGCGGGCTTCATCCGGCAGCATTTCGAGCGTAGCGTACTCAAGGAATCCGACCTCCATTGGTCGGCCTTCGTGGTGCTGTGGTGCCTCTGGATCTTCGGCGAGCTCGAGACCCGGCGTCTCGCGGTCGAGGCGGGCGTGGCGAAGAGCACGCTCTCCAGCATCCTCAACATGCTCGAGGGCCGGAAGCTGGTGCGCCGGCGCGCCAACGAGCTGGAGCGGCGCCTGGTCATCGTCAACCTGACCGCGGGCGGCACCGAGCTCATCAGCCGTTTGTTCCCGAAATTCAACGCGGAAGAGACCCGCATCGTCGCCAAGCTGACGGCGCGGCAGATGGATTCCGCGACCGAAGCGATCCGCATGATCCTCGCCACGATCGGCGAGATGGACGGCCCGGTCGGCGAAGAGCCGTGA
- a CDS encoding cytochrome P450, translating into MGFADQITVEALDRDPYPLYARLRREAPVAWVPAANVWFVTRWQDVEFVSKNTALFTAEVPSSPVERSMGRPTILTSDGEVHDELRCGFDSKYKPRAVADYIDALADPIIQDHLGRIAPRGQADLIADYFEPVSSLCLARSLGFGHVDAPTLLRWFHGLAVGAANYENDPAKLAISDPINREVEAAILPIFERLEREPDGSALSHMLHDGMKPGKTRPREFLLPSIKIALLGGMQEPGHGAASTLVALLADPMQHRLLLADFDKLLPKAADEGLRWMAPIGTQMRQATRDVELGGVTIPAGAPVASVISSASRDEARYREPDRFDIRRTETGHAAYGFGSHFCAGRWFAQRLVVSLLRALLQRLPDLTLVPDRLPQFRGWEFRAPTSLHVTFTPN; encoded by the coding sequence ATGGGTTTTGCCGACCAGATCACCGTCGAGGCGCTCGACCGGGATCCCTATCCCCTCTATGCCCGCCTGCGCCGCGAGGCGCCGGTGGCCTGGGTTCCGGCCGCCAATGTCTGGTTCGTCACGCGCTGGCAGGATGTCGAGTTCGTCAGCAAGAACACGGCGCTCTTCACGGCCGAGGTGCCGAGCTCGCCGGTCGAGCGTTCCATGGGCCGGCCCACCATCCTCACCAGCGACGGCGAGGTCCATGACGAGCTGCGCTGCGGCTTCGACAGCAAATACAAGCCCCGCGCCGTGGCCGACTATATCGACGCGCTCGCCGACCCGATCATCCAGGACCATCTCGGCCGGATCGCACCCCGGGGCCAAGCCGACCTGATCGCCGATTATTTCGAGCCCGTCTCCAGCCTCTGCCTCGCGCGCTCGCTGGGGTTCGGCCATGTGGATGCGCCGACCCTGCTGCGCTGGTTCCACGGGCTCGCCGTCGGTGCGGCCAACTACGAGAACGATCCGGCCAAGCTCGCGATCTCCGACCCGATCAACCGGGAGGTCGAGGCGGCGATCCTGCCGATCTTCGAGCGGCTCGAGCGCGAGCCCGACGGCTCGGCTCTGTCGCATATGCTCCATGACGGCATGAAGCCGGGAAAGACGCGGCCGCGCGAGTTCCTGCTGCCCTCGATCAAGATCGCGCTCCTGGGCGGCATGCAGGAACCGGGACATGGCGCCGCCTCGACGCTTGTCGCCCTGCTCGCCGATCCGATGCAGCACCGGCTGCTGCTGGCCGATTTCGACAAGCTGCTGCCCAAGGCCGCCGACGAGGGGCTGCGCTGGATGGCGCCGATCGGAACCCAGATGCGCCAGGCGACGCGCGATGTCGAGCTCGGCGGCGTCACCATCCCGGCCGGCGCGCCGGTCGCCTCGGTCATCTCCTCGGCCAGCCGCGACGAGGCGCGCTATCGCGAGCCCGACCGCTTCGACATCCGGCGCACCGAGACCGGCCACGCGGCCTATGGCTTCGGGTCCCATTTCTGCGCCGGCCGCTGGTTCGCCCAGCGCCTCGTGGTCTCGCTGCTGCGCGCCCTGCTGCAGCGGCTCCCCGACCTGACGCTGGTGCCGGACCGGCTGCCGCAGTTCCGCGGCTGGGAGTTCCGCGCGCCGACCTCGCTCCACGTGACCTTCACGCCGAACTGA
- a CDS encoding APC family permease, whose translation MAQSTTAQSTSASGASSDRLRRNVLGVAAVTFFVVSAAAPLTAVAGGYPIAMLFGNGPGVPAAVLVVTLILLLFSVGYTTMARHVSNAGSFFAFTSQGLGGIAGGAAAYVAVLAYNTMQIGLLGLFGAVTGATLSGLFGIDLPWWVWSLIGTVIVGILGYRQIDLSAKVLAVLVIAEYIAVLILDATILGAGGAEGVNLTSFTPDAFFSGSTTIGMLLCFAAFMGFEATTIYSEEAKDPQRTVPRATYLSVLLIGVFYTISTWCMVLATGADNLLPTLQGLQDPTSFVFGLSDQYANSTLTTIMSLLMISSVFAALLAFHNAAARYFYVLGREGLLPGHLGKTHDMHQSPHLGSVLQTVLAVIVLLIFVVTGQDPVLALFTWLTNVATLSVIVLMALASFSVIAFFRRASHLEGSGFKTLLAPLVAGILLTIIAVLVVVHFDALTGAQPALAIGLPILVPAAALLGIIAATRLKQASADKFAKLGANRGS comes from the coding sequence ATGGCTCAATCGACAACGGCCCAATCGACGAGCGCCAGCGGCGCATCGTCCGACCGGCTGCGGCGCAACGTTCTCGGCGTTGCCGCCGTCACCTTCTTCGTGGTTTCCGCCGCCGCGCCGCTGACGGCGGTCGCGGGCGGCTATCCGATCGCGATGCTCTTCGGCAACGGCCCCGGCGTGCCGGCGGCCGTGCTGGTCGTGACCCTGATCCTGCTGCTCTTCTCGGTCGGCTACACCACGATGGCGCGGCATGTTTCCAATGCCGGCTCCTTCTTCGCCTTCACCTCACAGGGTCTCGGCGGCATCGCCGGCGGTGCCGCGGCTTATGTGGCCGTCCTCGCCTACAACACCATGCAGATCGGCCTCTTGGGTCTGTTCGGCGCGGTCACGGGGGCCACGCTCTCGGGCCTGTTCGGGATCGACCTGCCCTGGTGGGTCTGGTCGCTGATCGGCACCGTGATCGTCGGAATCCTCGGCTACCGACAGATCGATCTTTCGGCCAAGGTGCTGGCCGTGCTCGTCATCGCCGAATATATCGCGGTGCTGATCCTCGATGCGACGATCCTGGGTGCCGGCGGCGCCGAAGGCGTCAACCTCACCAGCTTCACGCCCGACGCCTTCTTCAGCGGCTCCACCACGATCGGCATGCTGCTCTGCTTCGCGGCCTTCATGGGTTTCGAGGCCACCACGATCTACAGCGAAGAGGCGAAGGACCCGCAGCGGACGGTGCCGCGGGCGACCTACCTGTCGGTTCTGCTGATCGGCGTCTTCTACACCATCTCCACCTGGTGCATGGTGCTGGCCACGGGCGCCGATAATCTGCTGCCGACCTTGCAGGGCCTGCAGGACCCGACCAGCTTCGTCTTCGGCCTTTCGGACCAGTACGCGAACTCGACCCTCACCACGATCATGAGCCTGCTCATGATCTCGAGCGTGTTCGCGGCCCTGCTGGCCTTCCACAACGCGGCGGCCCGCTATTTCTACGTGCTCGGTCGCGAGGGGCTGCTGCCCGGTCATCTGGGCAAGACGCACGACATGCACCAGAGCCCGCATCTGGGCTCGGTCCTGCAGACGGTGCTGGCGGTGATCGTGCTGCTGATCTTCGTGGTCACGGGCCAGGATCCGGTGCTGGCGCTCTTCACCTGGCTCACCAACGTCGCGACGCTGAGCGTCATCGTGCTCATGGCGCTGGCCTCCTTCTCGGTCATCGCCTTCTTCCGGCGCGCCTCGCACCTGGAAGGCTCCGGCTTCAAGACCCTGCTGGCGCCGCTGGTGGCAGGGATCCTCCTCACCATCATCGCGGTCCTGGTGGTGGTGCATTTCGACGCGCTGACCGGTGCCCAGCCGGCGCTCGCGATCGGCCTGCCGATCCTGGTGCCGGCGGCGGCGTTGCTCGGCATCATCGCGGCGACGCGGCTGAAGCAGGCCTCGGCCGACAAGTTCGCCAAGCTGGGTGCCAATCGCGGAAGCTGA